From a region of the Mytilus galloprovincialis chromosome 3, xbMytGall1.hap1.1, whole genome shotgun sequence genome:
- the LOC143066440 gene encoding neuromedin-U receptor 2-like, with product MEPLFQNTSGTPLKTSADNTSSVYCNITCQTSELPAISARTVYDDALEGLEYVNIILLPTCLVVGVFGNLITIFIMNSKAFTKMGSRYFLAALAVSDVTLLLAQPFNKMFVLELFGRDLRALSEDGCKLFFWFFRTGKMTSSWFVVYVCLERFTAVVFPFRVKIFFSKRNCLIGIAAVYFVIGGFNAGWTYCSKIDSKGVCNPDSFDKKDPQAVTLYRSMLTAGSSLYSLIPIIIIVTVTPIILVSLVRRSKARKKLTNTKGNSSDLTRATTMLVSVMVTYVIFVTPITALHNIAFYIGVDAFGQNTKKFLIFRDVSQILEQLNYTVNFFLYVCSSSPFRAGVSQILRLDKILDGLQRLTSRSRSTDSKTKSSQISKSSDKGTQEKQKPIDEEKRASSLKVLQDSGDNATSACTPVYSTTQEQDNETGTNSPDGSATPSEDNENGMCSPEGCATPDKISNNTVIYNNVP from the coding sequence ATGGAACCCTTGTTTCAAAATACATCGGGAACACCATTGAAGACCTCAGCGGACAATACATCATCAGTCTACTGCAATATAACTTGTCAGACAAGCGAATTACCCGCTATATCCGCGAGAACCGTATACGACGATGCATTAGAGGGTCTAGAATATGTCAATATTATCCTTTTACCAACATGTCTTGTAGTTGGAGTTTTTGGAAATCTGATCACAATATTCATAATGAATAGCAAAGCCTTTACCAAAATGGGATCCCGTTATTTCCTTGCAGCTTTAGCTGTATCAGATGTGACGCTCCTTCTGGCACAACCCTTCAACAAGATGTTTGTTTTAGAGCTCTTTGGACGCGATCTACGTGCTTTATCCGAAGATGGTTGTAAATTATTCTTCTGGTTCTTTCGAACGGGGAAAATGACGTCGTCGTGGTTTGTTGTTTATGTATGTCTGGAAAGATTCACTGCAGTCGTGTTCCCGTTTAGGGTAAAGATCTTTTTCAGTAAACGAAACTGCTTGATAGGAAttgcagctgtttattttgtcATTGGGGGCTTTAATGCCGGTTGGACATATTGTTCAAAGATTGACAGCAAAGGTGTATGTAATCCTGATAGTTTTGATAAGAAGGACCCACAAGCAGTGACATTATACAGGAGCATGCTAACAGCTGGATCTAGTCTTTATTCTCTGATTCCTATAATCATTATAGTAACAGTTACACCCATAATTCTTGTCAGTTTAGTAAGACGCAGCAAAGCTCGGAAGAAACTGACAAATACAAAAGGAAACAGCTCCGATCTAACAAGGGCCACGACAATGTTGGTCTCCGTCATGGTTACATACGTCATATTTGTTACCCCGATCACAGCATTGCATAATATAGCTTTCTACATAGGAGTAGATGCTTTTGGACAAAATACAAAGAAGTTTCTTATCTTTCGGGACGTCTCTCAAATACTGGAACAGCTTAATTATACCGTGAACTTCTTTCTTTACGTCTGTTCATCCAGTCCATTTCGAGCTGGAGTATCACAGATTCTGCGACTCGATAAAATATTGGACGGACTTCAAAGATTGACCTCAAGAAGCCGATCAACTGATTCAAAAACAAAGTCGTCTCAGATTTCAAAATCATCTGACAAAGGAacacaagaaaaacaaaaaccCATAGACGAAGAGAAAAGAGCATCGTCGTTAAAAGTTTTGCAAGATTCTGGCGATAACGCAACCAGTGCGTGTACACCAGTGTACAGCACGACTCAAGAGCAAGataatgaaacaggtacaaattCACCAGATGGAAGCGCGACTCCATCAGAAGATAATGAAAACGGAATGTGTTCACCAGAAGGTTGTGCGACTCCAGACAAAATTAGTAACAATACAGTGATTTATAATAATGTCCCatga